In Rutidosis leptorrhynchoides isolate AG116_Rl617_1_P2 chromosome 2, CSIRO_AGI_Rlap_v1, whole genome shotgun sequence, one genomic interval encodes:
- the LOC139888718 gene encoding uncharacterized protein translates to MQRYLELVHKLGNEFDVFRLMHLPRGQNKKADALSKLAALTFYHLLKNVWVEVLMEKSIDEKLTIAPIEDEDPNWMTSLVKFLIESELPADVKEARMIHVKAPMYVLIEGILYRKSYLGPSVLCIGQNRAKEVLREVHEGYFALYSRYRTISAKVMCIGYFWPTIHNHAAEVVRACQSCQQHAPISRAPRHPMIPIMTAWPFCKWAIDIVGPITACSGGIKFLVVAIDYFTKWVERYREGNKSALGLYGNEWVDELLKVLWEHRTTHKNSTGETSFSLIYGMEAGIPAELLVPMKRMRSFNESSNDEGLRANLNMLEERREIAAIREAVNK, encoded by the exons ATGCAGCGATACTTGGAACTGGTGCACAAATTAGGAAATGAATTTGATGTATTCCGACTGATGCATTTACCCCGGGGACAAAACAAGAAAGCAGACGCGCTCAGCAAATTGGCCGCCTTAACCTTTTATCATCTGCTAAAGAATGTATGGGTTGAAGTGCTAATGGAGAAATCGATTGATGAGAAGCTAACCATTGCGCCCATCGAAGACGAAGACCCAAATTGGATGACATCGTTGGTAAAATTCTTAATTGAGAGTGAGCTTCCGGCAGACGTAAAAGAAGCACGAATGATTCACGTGAAAGCCCCCATGTACGTGTTAATTGAAGGCATATTGTACAGGAAGTCTTACCTGGGGCCAAGCGTGTTGTGCATTGGTCAGAATCGGGCGAAGGAGGTGCTCCGAGAGGTTCATGAGGGGTATTTTGCCTTGTATTCAAGATATAGAACTATTTCTGCAAAAGTGATGTGCATAGGGTATTTCTGGCCCACCATCCATAACCATGCAGCAGAAGTTGTAAGGGCATGCCAATCGTGTCAACAACACGCACCAATAAGTCGAGCACCGCGACACCCTATGATACCGATAATGACTGCATGGCCATTTTGTAAGTGGGCCATCGACATTGTCGGTCCAATTACTGCGTGCTCAG GAGGAATAAAAttcttggtggtagcaatcgaTTACTTCACTAAATGGGTGGAG AGATATCGTGAGGGGAATAAAAGCGCTTTGGGCTTGTATGGAAATGAGTGGGTTGATGAGCtcctaaaagttttgtgggagcatcgcACTACTCACAAGAATAGCACGGGTGAAACGTCATTCAGCTTGATCTACGGAATGGAGGCTGGAATCCCCGCTGAATTGTTGGTTCCAATGAAGCGCATGCGAAGCTTTAATGAGTCAAGTAATGATGAAGGCTTGCGGGCTAACCTAAATATGCTAGAGGAGCGCAGAGAGATAGCAGCCATACGTGAAGCCGTCAACAAATAG